The genomic region GGTGGTGCCGAAGTCGAGCACCCGATCCCCCGCGCGGCGGTCGAAGGCGATGGCGGTGTGGCACAGCGGACAGAACGTGATCGTGACCGGCGTGCCGGCCACGTCGTCGTTGACGATCTCGTGCCAGATCAGGATCTGGATCGGGTAAGCGCGCCAGTCGTCGCCGATGCCGAAGGCGATGACCGGCTCGTGCTCGACCAGCCAATCGGCGCGGTCGACCGGCAGGAACTGCGGCTCGTCGATCGCCGGGATGCCGTCCTTGCCCGGGCCGCCGCCGATGATCTCGCCGAGCGGCACCTCGTGGCGCGAGAAGTCGGTCGCCCAGCCGGCGGTCACGACGCGCAGGCCCTCATCGGCGGTGGTGGAGGTGGACCGCTCGGGCGGAACCGATGGCGCCGAGGAGCGTGGCGCGCCGGGCACGGCCGTGCACGCCACGGTCAGCATGGTCAGGACGGGCAGGAGGCCGAGGAGTCGTCGCATGACAACACCATACTGTCGCCCCCACGCGTCCGCGGGTCTGTGGCCTGGCTGACTGGCCGCACCTGGCCGTCGAGCCGGTGCATGATGGCGCGGTGCTGAGACGCCTCTTCGAACGCGATGCCGATCACGAGGTCGAGATACCCGTCGGCGGACCGCTGACCGACGCCGAGCTGAAGGCGGGTCTGCTGCGCGAGGTCGACCTCTTCGCCGGCCTGACCCTGGACCAGCTCAGGGAGATCAGCCGCACGCTGCCGATGACGGCCTGCCGCACCGGCGGGCTGGTCACTTCGCCCGACGACGACGGGGAACGTCTGTACATCGTCAAGCGTGGGCGGGTGCGCCTCTATCGACTGACGCCGGATGGCAAGCAGCTGACCCTCGACATCCTCGACAAGGGCCGCATCGTCGGGCGCATGTCGTGGCTTGGCCAGGAGTTGAATGAGGTCTACGCCGAGGCGATCGAGGACGCGGTGATCTGCAGCTTCACGCCGGAGGAGCTGCGACGACTGATCGACCGCTTCCCGGGCATCGGCCTCAACATGATCCGCTACCTCTCGGAGAGGCTGGCGGTCTCCGAGCGCGAGCGCGAGGTGATGGCCTTCCGCTCGGTCGAGCAGCGCCTGGCCGCCCGGCTCCTTGAGCTGGCCGAGCGCTTCGGCCAGCCGGCCGACGGTGGCGTGGCGATCGACGCGCGACTGACGCAGCAGGAGCTGGCCGACATGATCGGCACCTCGCGCGAGACGCTGGCGACCACGATCTCCGCGCTCCGCGAGCGGAGCGTGCTCGAGATGCATAACCAGCGCGTGGTCATCCGCGATCTGGAGCGGCTGCGCGAGTTGTCAGGCACGTAGAGGCGCACGTGAACCGGCCCGGCATGTGGGGCGGATTACATCGTTCGGTGGCGGAACCATCCATCATCCGCGACATGACCCTCCCCACCCGAGCCATTCGGCCTCGCTGGCAGCTCCCGGATTTCCCAACCGCTCCGATGCCGGTCCCCTCCGTCGACCGCGACACGATGCTCGCGGCCGACCACATCGCCACCGACCGGCTGGGCCTTGGGCTGCTGCAGATGATGGAGAACGCCGGCAGCGAGCTGGCCGATCTCACGCGCCATGCCCTGGGGGGATCGGTGGCTGGGCGCAGCCTGGTCGTCCTGGCCGGGACCGGCAACAACGCCGGCGGCGGGCTCGTCGCGGCGCGGCGGCTGGCGGGATGGGGCGCAAACGTCTGCGTGGTCTTCGCCCGACCAATCCTGCGGCTGCGCCCGGGGCCCTGCGCCCAGATGGAGCCGCTCCTGGCGGCCGGCGTACGCACCGCGGTGGCCGGGCACGACCGCTCCTACCCCGAGCTCGCCGGCGAGGTCCTGCGAGCCGATGCGGTGATCGACGCCATGATCGGCTACGGCCTGCGCGGCGCGCCCGACGACGCCTACCAACCGCTGATCGGGTTGGCGGCCATCGGCGATGGGCCGGTGATCAGCCTCGACATCCCGTCGGGCATCGACGCCACCACCGGGGAACGGCCGGGCGCGGCCGTGTCCGCCCACATCACGCTCGCGCTGGCCCTCCCGAAGCGTGGGACCGAGACGGGCGGGGGCCGCCGCTTCGCTGGAGCGCGCTACCTGGCCGATATCGGCATTCCGGCCTCCGTCTTCGCGGAGCTCGGCGTCGAGGCCGCGCCGATCTTTTCCGCTGGCGCACTCGTGCGCCTCGACTGAGCCGTCCAGCCATGACACGCGTCCTGTTCGCGGATCCCGATCACGGCGCGCGGTCGCAGCTGGCCGAGGCGCTCTTCCACCATGCCGTGATCCTGGCCCCAGGCGTCGGCGCGAGCCGCTACGACATCGCGTCCGCCGGCACGGACCCCACTGGCTCGCTCGATGGCGTGGCGGAGGTCCTGCGCGAGGTCGGAATCGGTAGCTTCGTTCCGGGGCGGCGCGCGCTGGTGACAGTGCTCCAGCCACCCCCCGACCTGCTGATCACCCTCTGCGAGGAGGGCTGCGACAGCTGCCCCTATGTGCCCGGCGCCCGTCGCACCATGCGCTGGCCGCAGCCGGACCCCGACCAGGTGCCTGGCGGGGATCGAATCGGGCTGCTGCGCC from Chloroflexota bacterium harbors:
- a CDS encoding Crp/Fnr family transcriptional regulator, with the protein product MLRRLFERDADHEVEIPVGGPLTDAELKAGLLREVDLFAGLTLDQLREISRTLPMTACRTGGLVTSPDDDGERLYIVKRGRVRLYRLTPDGKQLTLDILDKGRIVGRMSWLGQELNEVYAEAIEDAVICSFTPEELRRLIDRFPGIGLNMIRYLSERLAVSEREREVMAFRSVEQRLAARLLELAERFGQPADGGVAIDARLTQQELADMIGTSRETLATTISALRERSVLEMHNQRVVIRDLERLRELSGT
- a CDS encoding NAD(P)H-hydrate epimerase yields the protein MTLPTRAIRPRWQLPDFPTAPMPVPSVDRDTMLAADHIATDRLGLGLLQMMENAGSELADLTRHALGGSVAGRSLVVLAGTGNNAGGGLVAARRLAGWGANVCVVFARPILRLRPGPCAQMEPLLAAGVRTAVAGHDRSYPELAGEVLRADAVIDAMIGYGLRGAPDDAYQPLIGLAAIGDGPVISLDIPSGIDATTGERPGAAVSAHITLALALPKRGTETGGGRRFAGARYLADIGIPASVFAELGVEAAPIFSAGALVRLD